A stretch of DNA from Candidatus Dechloromonas phosphoritropha:
TGGAGTGGCGTTTCTAAGAGTTTGCATCACTCTTTCCGTCGGCGGATACCGCAACAATGTAATGGCTGCTGCGAGAGAGAAATCTCTTTTCAACCAGGTGCCACATTGCGACGGCGCAAATTGCGGTCAAGAAGACGGCTGTCCCCAATAGGGCCCATGGGCTGTCGCTGAACTGGCCGGATACAAGAAGAAGCTGGATTATCGGGACATGCAGGATGTAGACGCCGTAGGAAAAGTCCCCGTACTTCCCAAAATTTCCCACATGCAGGAACAACCCGAAGTAGGCAACAAGGGTCGCAAGGGCGAACGGCTCGAAGAATGGCATCGGGTACCTGAAGTTGATGGCAAGAGCGATGACAGCCGCAACCAGAAAGTAGATGCATCTGCGCTCGAATAGAGGCAGGAAATAATAGAAGAAGGCGCCCGCCATGAAATAGGAAAGCTGTCCCGGGAGTTGTCTGCCAAGCCGCACATACAGTTCCAATCCGGTACTCTCGGCAATCGATGTCATGAGCATCAAATATGCAAGTGACGCGCAGTAGGTGACAAGAATCACCGAGAAATGTGAGAAGCGTCTGAAGAGAAAGACAAACACGGGAACCGAGAGATAGAACAGCACCTCGATCTTGAGCGTCCAGAGCGCGCCATTTACTTCGGGTATCTTGTTGCCCTCGAAAACGCCAGGCAGTGTAGGGTGCAGGAAATTCAGGAAAAGAAGGTTGGCAACGACGTATTTTGTCCATGCAGTGGAGAAATAGTCTGCCACGTTCAATGAGCTGACAGCCACAAGACCGATTGCGCAGAGCATGACCACGGTGAAATAGGCCGGATAGATACGGCGAACTCTTTTCCGGGCGTAAGCCCGGAGCGAGGAGGAGCGTTCGAAGCTCATGAAAATAAGGAAGCCGCTGACCACGAAGAATGCCTTCACGGCCATCCCTGATGACAGAATTCGGGATATCGGCTCCAACTCGCTGAATCCGGATAGCCCGTGAACGTGGACCAGGCAGACTGTTCCCGCGAACAGCAGTCTGAGCAGGTCAAAGTTGTTGGCTCTCAGACGAGGACTATTGTGCTGCACAAGGGGCTCCAGGTGTTGATTTCATCAGGGCGTAACGAACCTGGTGCTGATTCCGATCTTGTTCGAGGTCCACAGCCTGATATTTTTCGACGCGAAGGGCGAATCCTACCAAGTTTCCTCGGTGGTGCGTGGCAAGTGTTGGCTCATTTCCAGGGCAATCGCATTTGCCCCGGAGGTTCGAGGCCGAGCAATGAAATCCGATGGTCTGAAAGACGGTCGGCGGTACAGCGTGCCCTCATCCGTGTGTTCCGAGAATCAGGCCTTGAGCGCGATAATCTTCAAGGATGCCGGGTCCGAAAGAGAGGGGTCGCTCCGGGTCGGGGTGTAGAGTTATCCACGG
This window harbors:
- a CDS encoding acyltransferase — encoded protein: MEPLVQHNSPRLRANNFDLLRLLFAGTVCLVHVHGLSGFSELEPISRILSSGMAVKAFFVVSGFLIFMSFERSSSLRAYARKRVRRIYPAYFTVVMLCAIGLVAVSSLNVADYFSTAWTKYVVANLLFLNFLHPTLPGVFEGNKIPEVNGALWTLKIEVLFYLSVPVFVFLFRRFSHFSVILVTYCASLAYLMLMTSIAESTGLELYVRLGRQLPGQLSYFMAGAFFYYFLPLFERRCIYFLVAAVIALAINFRYPMPFFEPFALATLVAYFGLFLHVGNFGKYGDFSYGVYILHVPIIQLLLVSGQFSDSPWALLGTAVFLTAICAVAMWHLVEKRFLSRSSHYIVAVSADGKSDANS